From the genome of Amycolatopsis sp. NBC_01488, one region includes:
- a CDS encoding ubiquitin-like protein Pup codes for MAQEKIEKHGGGDSDEEFDDTGAAGQERREKLGEDVDTILDEIDDVLEENAEDFVRAYVQKGGE; via the coding sequence ATGGCCCAGGAAAAGATCGAAAAGCACGGCGGTGGTGACTCCGACGAGGAGTTCGACGACACCGGCGCGGCGGGTCAGGAGCGGCGCGAAAAGCTCGGCGAGGACGTGGACACGATCCTGGACGAGATCGACGACGTGCTCGAGGAGAACGCCGAGGACTTCGTCCGGGCCTACGTGCAGAAGGGCGGCGAGTAA